The Aythya fuligula isolate bAytFul2 chromosome 5, bAytFul2.pri, whole genome shotgun sequence sequence CATCACTTGTCTTCTCTTGAAATAGAGGGCCTTATCAATCTGaacaaaagtttatttaaaaatctcctCCATGTCTGTTTGCTCAAATTCTGTTTGTATGTAGCTACTGATTGCTGCCCACTTGCAtgaatttcctctttcttcccttaCTCACAAAACATCCAGAGTTGCTCTGTGATGCTTTTTACAGTAGGTATCTTAGACCATTAATGTCAAAAGCACAGTGGTATTGCAGCCCTCCGGTGGTTGCCATGGTATGTTTTCTGGTGTGATATACTCTGTTCTCTGGCCTGCTGAGGGTGCTGTATATTCAGCTAATCTACACCAAATTTGGCCTTTGTGGATGTATAGGGTAGGGCCAGAAGAAAAAGTTGTGGGAGATTTGCCAGGAGGCCTGtagaagtaataataataataataataatttaaaaaaaaaacaaacaaacaaacaaaaaaaaaaaactggcaaGAGGTGTTTTTTTAGAGGAAATTGAGGACAAGAGAAAGACACAAGAACTTTTGTTCAGAATAACCATATATACGTGATTTATGTATTTACCCTAGTAATtgattctctttttcctccataGGATTTTAATGCAAGAAGATGAAGACCAACTTTTATGTATATTTGCTACTGGCTGGGCTTTACACTGTTGCCCCTGGTCAGCTTGTTACCAGCCACCATGATCCAAATGAACCTAAAGACCATGTGCATTATGCAGGGGAAGCGATCGCTTGCCTCAAACTAGTGCCAAGCAATGCTgactttgcatttcatttttttaacaaGGTTACACTCGAGGAGCCtaataagaacattttcttctctcctgtaAGCATCTCCACTGCCTTTGCAATGCTGGCCCTAGGGGCTAGGTCAACCACACAGACTCAGATCCTGGAAGGACTCGCCTTCAACCTTACAGAGATTCAGGAGAAAGAGATACATGAAGGCTTTCACAACCTCATCCACATGCTGAGCCATCCCGAGAGCGGGGTCCAGCTCAACATGGGGAGTGCTATCTTTCTAACGGAAAAGCTGAAACCACTAAAAAAGTTTTTAGATGATGCCAAAACTTTGTATCAGCTGGAGACTTTAACCACCAACTTTAACAATCCCACAGAGGCCGAGAAGCAGATTAATGATTAtatagagaagaaaacacatggGAAAATTACTAATTTGGTCAAGGAAATGGATCCACAGACTGTAATGCTCCTAGctacctttgttttctttagaggTAAGTCCTGTAGTATTCAGGTTCATGTCATTCTTCTAATCAAATGATCTCTTCAGCTCACCTGCCACCTTTGGAAAATGTTCCAGCAGAAATTTGAAATGCTCTTTGCTGGGACAGAAGCCCCTCACAGCATGCTGCAGCCAGGTagagcagcagggccctgctcagcaccagagGTGGCAGGAGAGCCTGCAGGCTCAGCTCTACCCATAGCAGACAGGAAGCTCTGCTCCAAGACACAGCCTCCATGTAGTTTCAGCTCACTTTCATGGGTTTAGTCATAGCTCCAATTGCCCCACATTCTCTTAGTTTTCACCGAAGGAACTGAGATGAACACATGACCTATTCCTTTAAAAGCATCTCTTTAAAAGTGTGCATGATTCAATGGCCTAATTTACTATACGCTACATAATCCTATTTTTTCCTATTGGATTCCTTGAAATGTATACACattaacatatttatatacagaaGAAGCTAGTGATGAGCAGAAGAGGGCATTTTAACAAAGCGGAAACAGTGCATTTCTGATGTGGGTTTGATGATGTGCCTGACACACCAACACTTAGATATGAGATCCTACATTAATCTTATCTATAGATTGAGGCTCGTGATTAAagtcaataaaaattaaatgcatacaGTATATGAACACACAAATGATGTCATGTAAGCCCTTAAATGACAACTCATGGAAAGGCCACTTAGATCacccaaggaaaaaaagtaatggaaCCTAATACACATTCTTGATTGATCAGGTAAAAGATTCTTTCCTTACTGTGGCATGCATATTAAAATGGTAAGTTTGAAAATTGTAAATTTAGCAATTGGAGGAATAGGTGAGTATAATTAGTTATATAAAATTCCGTTTATGATGGGATGAGACGTGGTATATTCAGTTGCATTTTATCTCTCTATATCAGGCAACTGGGAAAAGCCTTTTAAACCAGAGAACACTGAAGAAAGAGAGTT is a genomic window containing:
- the LOC116490068 gene encoding alpha-1-antiproteinase 2-like isoform X1, which codes for MKTNFYVYLLLAGLYTVAPGQLVTSHHDPNEPKDHVHYAGEAIACLKLVPSNADFAFHFFNKVTLEEPNKNIFFSPVSISTAFAMLALGARSTTQTQILEGLAFNLTEIQEKEIHEGFHNLIHMLSHPESGVQLNMGSAIFLTEKLKPLKKFLDDAKTLYQLETLTTNFNNPTEAEKQINDYIEKKTHGKITNLVKEMDPQTVMLLATFVFFRGNWEKPFKPENTEEREFFVDAETTVKVPMMYQTGRFDLYFDMELSCTVVRLHYNGSATAFLVLPAKGKMKRLEQALVKETIREWSDHLLQSKVRLYFPKFSISGSYEITNILSKMGIVDVFTDRADLSGITGAPELKVSKVVHKAALDVDERGTEAAAATAAEIMTMSLPPAIEFNRPFLMLIFDRDTNSTLFIGKIVNPTITS
- the LOC116490068 gene encoding alpha-1-antiproteinase 2-like isoform X2; protein product: MKTNFYVYLLLAGLYTVAPGQLVTSHHDPNEPKDHVHYAGEAIACLKLVPSNADFAFHFFNKVTLEEPNKNIFFSPVSISTAFAMLALGARSTTQTQILEGLAFNLTEIQEKEIHEGFHNLIHMLSHPESGVQLNMGSAIFLTEKLKPLKKFLDDAKTLYQLETLTTNFNNPTEAEKQINDYIEKKTHGKITNLVKEMDPQTVMLLATFVFFRGNWEKPFKPENTEEREFFVDAETTVKVPMMYQTGRFDLYFDMELSCTVVRLHYNGSATAFLVLPAKGKMKRLEQALVKETIREWSDHLLQRFLRLYFPKFSISGSYEITNILSKMGIVDVFTDRADLSGITGAPELKVSKVVHKAALDVDERGTEAAAATAAEIMTMSLPPAIEFNRPFLMLIFDRDTNSTLFIGKIVNPTITS